The stretch of DNA CAGATAACTGGCCCGCCTCCCAGCCTGCCACACGGCACAACCGGACGGACCGAGGCTCACGCTAGGACACGCGTCTGACAGGTCCCGAGCACACGCGAGTGACTCCCGGGACGCAGGGGAACGGACGGTGCGGCGCACGGGGGTGGACCGTGGCGAGATCGACCCCTTCGGCTGGCATTCTGAGGACACTGACATACTGTGTTCAGTATGAGCGCGCCCCTGCTGTTCCTGGACGTGGACGGCGTCGTCCTGCCCTTCGGCGCGGAACCCGACGACCTCCCCACCGACCTCGGCCCCCGCCTGACCGCACTCCCGGCGGAACTGGTCTGGGCCACCGCCTGGGAACACGGCGCGAACGACGAGATCGCCCCCCGCATAGGCCTGCCCCGCCTCCCGGTGGTGGAGTGGCAGCTGCCGACCCGCGCCGAGGAGACCCTCGACGACTACTTCGGCCTGCACTGGAAGACCCGCCAGGTCGTCGCATGGGCCGGCGGCCGCGACTTCGCCTGGGCCGACGACGAGGTCACGGCCGCCGACCGCGAGTGGGTCGCGCAGAACCACCCGGGGCGCGCGCTGGTGCACCATGTGGGGGCGCTGCTCGGGCTGACCGGGATGGACTTCGAGGTGCTGGGACGGTGGCTGCGGGCGGTGGTGGGGGGAGAGGTGGACGGCGGAGTCGGCGGGCCGGATGGTCAGCGCCCGGCTACTTCCTGACAGGCGCCGGCGCACCCGCCGATCGCCGGGACCCTGCGGTTACTCCGCAGAGGCGTCCTCCAACCGCCCCATCCGCACCCGCAGCGCCCGCTGGAACCACTCGAACACCGGCCCCAGGCTCTCCGGCTCCGGCCACCGGTTCACGGCCGCGAGCAGCCGCCAGTACCGCTCCACCCGCGGGTCCGCCGCCACCTCCAGCCGCCGCCACAGCCAGGCGCGCAGCTCCGGGTCGTCCGGCTTGCCGAAGGTGGTGGCGTACTGCGCGGCCAGGTCGGCGATGATCGGGTCGGCGGCCGGCGATTCCGGATCGATGCCGTCGGCGATCGCGCCGGTGATGCGTTCGCGGACCAGGGTGGTCAGCTCGTTGTGCAGGCCGGTGGTGTCGCCGTCGGCGCGTTCGGCGGCCTGGTATTCGGCCATGCGCCGGACGCTGGTGCGGAAGTCCGGGTCCTGGGTCAGCTCCGCCAGCTCGATCCAGGCCTCGACCTGCTCGGCGGTGGCGTCCTCGGGGAGGTCCGGGGTGGCGGCCCGGACCAGCTCCACCAGCTCCGGGTTGGCGTCGAGGCCGCCGAAGGTGCTCTCGACGAAGTCCTCGATCATGCGCCGGCGTTCGGCGTCGGACATTCTGGCGATCCTGTGTATCAAGTCCATCTCCTGATGTGTGGCATCCCGGGTGGCCACCGCGCCGAGTACCGCGCGCCGCAGTCGCAGTGTGCGGATCTGTACGTCCAGCGCCTGCGCGTGCGATGCCGCGACCTCGCTCAGCGTCGCCTCGCGGGCCAGGACGCGCCGCACCGTCGGCAGGTCCACGCCGAGTTCGCGCAGCGTCCGGACCAGGTCCAGGCGTGCGACGGCTTCGATGTCGTAGACGCGGTAGCCGGCCGGGGTGCGGCCGGTTTCCGGGACGACGCCCGCGTCGGCGTAGAACCTGATCGTCTTCACCGGCAGGCCGGTGCGCCGTGCGAGATCGCCGATGGTGTAGCGGGTGCCGTCCTCGTTCATGGCCTCACCTTCGGGGCTCCAGTAGATGGAGACTCAAGCCGGTTCCGGAACGGCAGGGTATGCCGTGTAGGCGGCCGGGCACCGCAGCACTTACCGTGGGCGCGTGGACGATATCGACAGGCACATCGTGGCGGCCCTGGTCGCCGACGGCCGGATGAGCTACACCGACCTCGGCAAGCTCATCGGGTTGTCGACCTCGGCGGTGCACCAGCGGGTGCAGAAGCTGGAGGAGCGCGGGGTGCTGCGGGGGTTCCGGGCCGTGGTGGACCCCGAGGCGCTGGGGCTGAGCCTGACGGCGTTCATCTCGGTGAAGCCGATCGACCCCGCGGCGCCGGACGACGTGCCGGACCGCCTCAAGGGCCTGGAAGAGGTCGAGGACTGCTACAGCGTCGCCGGGGACGAGAACTACATCCTGAAGGTGCGCGTCGGGACGCCGGGACAGCTGGAGTCCCTGCTGGGCCGCATCCGTACCGCCGCTGAGGTGTCCACCCGGACCACCGTCGTGCTGTCGACACCGTTCGAGGCCCGGATGCGCGGGAACAACGGGTCGCCCTGAGGATGCCCTGACCCTGAGGATGCCTGCCCTGACCCTGAGGATGCCCTGAGGCAGGCGTGGGGCGCCCCCGGGCGTACGAGACACTGGTCATCATGACGAACACCGCCGAGCTCGATCCCGAACGCCCCCTCCCGCAGCGCGTCCTGCTGCGCGGCGGCACCATCCACTCCCCGGAAGAGCCGTTCGCGACGGCGATGCTGGTCGAGGACGGCGCGGTGGCCTGGCTCGGCTCGGACAGCGCGGCGGACGTGGCGCACGCCGATTCCGTCGACGAGATCGTCGAGCTGCGCGGCGCGCTGGTCACCCCGGCCTTCGTCGACGCGCACGTGCACCTGACCTCCACCGGCCTGACCCTGGCCGGCCTGGACCTGCACGACGCGCCCTCGCTGGCCGCCGCGCTGGACCGCGTCGCCGCCTTCGCCGCGACCGTCCCGGCTGGCGAGATGGTGATCGGCCAGGGCTGGGACGAGTCGCGCTGGCCCGAGCGGCGCGCGCCGTCCCCGGCCGAGTTGGACCGCGCGGTCGGCGGCCGCCCGGCCTACCTGTCGCGCGCCGACGTGCACAGCGCCCTGGCCTCCTCGGCGCTGATCGCCGCGGTCCCGGAGGTACGCGGGGCGGTCGGCTTCGACGAGTCCGGCCAGCTCCGGCAGCAGGCACACCACCTGGTGCGCACAGCGGCTTTCAGCATGCTGAGTCCGGCCGTGCGCGGCGAGGTGCAGGCCGCGGCGCTGCGCCGGGCCGCGGAGCTGGGCATCGGCGCGCTGCACGAGTGCGGCGGTCCGGACATCGGCGGCGAGGCGGACTTCCTGCAGGTGCTGGCTTCCGGGCTGGCGGTGCCCGGGCCCGAGGTGTTCGGGTACTGGGGCGAGTTCGGTGGTGTGGAGAAGGCCGCCTTCCTGGGCGCGGTCGGGGCCGGCGGGGACCTGTTCCTGGACGGCGCGATCGGCTCGCACACGGCGCGCCTGGCCCATGCCTACGCCGACAAGGACACGCACGGCGCCGCCTATGCCGGCGCCGAGCAGGTCGCGGAGCACGTGGTGGAGTGCACGCAGGCCGGGATGCAGGCCGGCTTCCACGTGATCGGCGACGCGGCGATGGCGACGCTGCTGGACGGCTTCGACGCCGCGGCCGCCAAGGTCGGGCGCGACGCGCTCTACCGGATCGGGCACCGGGTCGAGCACGCGGAGATGATCCCGGCCGGCGGCATCGGCCGGCTGCTGGACTTCGGCATCGTGGCCAGCGTCCAGCCGGCCTTCGACGCGGCGTGGGGCGGCCCGGACGGCATGTATGTGGAGCGGCTCGGCGCCGACCGCGCCGCCGCGATGAACCCCTTCGCGGCGCTGCAGAAGGCCGGGGTCCCGCTGGCGTTCGGCTCGGACGCCCCGGTGACGCCCCTGGACCCCTGGGGCACGGTGCGCGCCGCGGCGTTCCACCAGACCCCCGAGCACCGGATCTCGGTCCGCGCGGCGTTCGCGGCCCACACCCGCGGCGGCTGGCGCGCGCTGGGCGCCCGGGCGACGTCGACCGGCGTGCTGCGGGTCGGGGAGCCGGCGACGTACGCGGTGTGGGACGTGGCGCCGGAGGACGTGGTCGTGCAGGCGGCCGACGAGCGCCTGTCGGCGTGGTCGACGGACCCGCGCTCGGGCGTGCCGGGCCTGCCGGACCTGACGCCGGG from Catenulispora sp. GP43 encodes:
- a CDS encoding MerR family transcriptional regulator; translated protein: MNEDGTRYTIGDLARRTGLPVKTIRFYADAGVVPETGRTPAGYRVYDIEAVARLDLVRTLRELGVDLPTVRRVLAREATLSEVAASHAQALDVQIRTLRLRRAVLGAVATRDATHQEMDLIHRIARMSDAERRRMIEDFVESTFGGLDANPELVELVRAATPDLPEDATAEQVEAWIELAELTQDPDFRTSVRRMAEYQAAERADGDTTGLHNELTTLVRERITGAIADGIDPESPAADPIIADLAAQYATTFGKPDDPELRAWLWRRLEVAADPRVERYWRLLAAVNRWPEPESLGPVFEWFQRALRVRMGRLEDASAE
- a CDS encoding Lrp/AsnC family transcriptional regulator: MDDIDRHIVAALVADGRMSYTDLGKLIGLSTSAVHQRVQKLEERGVLRGFRAVVDPEALGLSLTAFISVKPIDPAAPDDVPDRLKGLEEVEDCYSVAGDENYILKVRVGTPGQLESLLGRIRTAAEVSTRTTVVLSTPFEARMRGNNGSP
- a CDS encoding amidohydrolase, which codes for MTNTAELDPERPLPQRVLLRGGTIHSPEEPFATAMLVEDGAVAWLGSDSAADVAHADSVDEIVELRGALVTPAFVDAHVHLTSTGLTLAGLDLHDAPSLAAALDRVAAFAATVPAGEMVIGQGWDESRWPERRAPSPAELDRAVGGRPAYLSRADVHSALASSALIAAVPEVRGAVGFDESGQLRQQAHHLVRTAAFSMLSPAVRGEVQAAALRRAAELGIGALHECGGPDIGGEADFLQVLASGLAVPGPEVFGYWGEFGGVEKAAFLGAVGAGGDLFLDGAIGSHTARLAHAYADKDTHGAAYAGAEQVAEHVVECTQAGMQAGFHVIGDAAMATLLDGFDAAAAKVGRDALYRIGHRVEHAEMIPAGGIGRLLDFGIVASVQPAFDAAWGGPDGMYVERLGADRAAAMNPFAALQKAGVPLAFGSDAPVTPLDPWGTVRAAAFHQTPEHRISVRAAFAAHTRGGWRALGARATSTGVLRVGEPATYAVWDVAPEDVVVQAADERLSAWSTDPRSGVPGLPDLTPGRPLPVAARTVVRGRTVFDSGRLAD